In Musa acuminata AAA Group cultivar baxijiao chromosome BXJ2-8, Cavendish_Baxijiao_AAA, whole genome shotgun sequence, one genomic interval encodes:
- the LOC103995193 gene encoding tyrosine--tRNA ligase, chloroplastic/mitochondrial has product MAAAATAMAASRTSFLQLLRPKLLGPSRTFSSFRCCRRPCTLPLLLRRSSSQPAPETLEAPIQGLDSSTRTPNVVDILQERGLIESITSENLRSACSTPAANPLKVYCGFDPTAESLHLGNLLGIIVLSWFQRCGHQAFALIGGATGRVGDPSGKSLERPELDVETVDKNSASIKDLISKILGRRGGNEIAIAGSKNETFLDIGDDKGGKGAFFDSISEDNRSSDESFMILNNYDWWKDITLLEFLREVGRFARVGTMMAKESVKKRLVSEEGMSYTEFTYQLLQGYDFLYLFKNVGVNVQIGGSDQWGNITAGTELIRKILQIEGAFGLTFPLLLKSDGTKFGKSEGGAIWLSASMLSPYKFYQYFFAVPDVDVIRFLKILTFLSMEEIRELEEEMKKPGYVPNTVQRRLAEEVTRFVHGEDGLADALKATEALRPGAETRLDAETIEGISEDVPSCSLAYYQVLNSSLIDLSVSTGLLSTKSAVRRLMKQGGLYLNNKRVDTEEKRVEEADIIDGKILLLSAGKKNKMVVRIS; this is encoded by the coding sequence ATGGCCGCCGCCGCCACGGCTATGGCGGCTTCCCGAACCTCTTTCCTCCAACTCCTCCGCCCGAAGCTCCTCGGGCCTTCTCGAACCTTCTCCTCCTTCCGGTGCTGCCGCCGCCCCTGCACTCTCCCCCTTCTCCTCCGCCGCAGCTCCTCTCAGCCCGCCCCCGAAACCCTCGAGGCGCCGATCCAGGGGTTGGACTCCTCCACCCGCACCCCCAATGTCGTCGACATCCTCCAGGAACGGGGCCTCATCGAGTCCATCACCAGCGAGAACCTCAGGTCCGCGTGCTCCACTCCCGCAGCCAATCCCCTCAAAGTCTACTGTGGCTTCGATCCCACGGCCGAAAGCTTGCACCTCGGGAACCTGCTCGGGATCATCGTCCTGTCCTGGTTCCAGCGGTGCGGCCACCAGGCTTTTGCGCTGATCGGTGGCGCCACCGGCCGTGTCGGAGACCCGTCCGGTAAGAGTTTAGAGCGGCCGGAGCTAGACGTCGAAACGGTGGATAAGAATAGCGCCAGTATTAAGGATTTGATCTCTAAGATCctgggaagaagaggagggaacgAGATTGCTATTGCTGGATCCAAGAACGAGACATTTTTGGACATTGGCGACGACAAAGGCGGGAAAGGCGCGTTCTTTGATTCGATCTCAGAAGACAATAGGAGTTCCGATGAGTCTTTCATGATTCTGAACAATTATGACTGGTGGAAAGACATCACGCTGTTAGAATTCCTCAGAGAAGTAGGAAGGTTTGCTAGGGTTGGCACCATGATGGCAAAGGAGAGTGTCAAGAAGAGGTTGGTGTCAGAGGAAGGAATGAGTTATACTGAATTCACTTATCAGCTATTGCAGGGTTATGACTTCTTGTATCTGTTCAAGAACGTGGGTGTCAATGTTCAGATAGGTGGTAGTGATCAGTGGGGCAACATCACTGCCGGCACCGAACTGATACGAAAGATATTGCAGATTGAGGGTGCTTTTGGTTTGACATTTCCTCTCTTGCTCAAGAGTGATGGAACTAAATTCGGGAAATCTGAAGGTGGAGCTATATGGTTGTCAGCATCGATGTTGTCACCGTATAAGTTTTATCAGTATTTCTTTGCAGTTCCAGATGTTGATGTCATAAGGTTTCTAAAGATTCTTACGTTTTTGAGCATGGAGGAGATTCGGGAGCTGGAGGAGGAAATGAAGAAGCCTGGTTATGTTCCGAACACAGTTCAGAGGAGGCTTGCAGAAGAGGTGACCCGCTTTGTACATGGGGAGGATGGACTTGCTGATGCTTTGAAGGCAACTGAAGCTTTAAGGCCCGGCGCTGAGACACGGTTGGATGCGGAGACAATTGAAGGAATATCAGAGGATGTTCCATCATGTTCTTTGGCATATTATCAGGTGTTAAATTCCTCTTTGATTGATCTTTCGGTCTCTACTGGTTTGCTCAGTACCAAGTCCGCTGTACGACGACTAATGAAACAAGGGGGTCTCTATTTAAATAACAAAAGGGTCGATACCGAGGAAAAGAGGGTCGAAGAAGCTGATATAATTGATGGTAAAATTCTTTTGTTATCTGCTGGTAAGAAGAATAAGATGGTTGTGAGGATATCCTGA
- the LOC135618391 gene encoding pectinesterase inhibitor 3-like, which translates to MLTVLPLRLLLLVVLTFVSGFSAATPPSSLVASACAQASYPSVCVRTLAPSSPSTPSDLALAATSASHSTTRGAAAYLRRLTLPQPPSDRATFRDCANLLSDAANQLARAAKELARLNPNTLRSQLGDAQTWASAAMTDQDMCLREITGLSGRTRDAVVAQVTEASHVTSNALYFITRVAATR; encoded by the coding sequence ATGCTCACCGTGCTCcctctccgcctcctcctcctcgttgtcCTCACCTTCGTCTCTGGCTTCTCAGCCGCCACACCACCATCCTCCCTCGTCGCCTCCGCCTGCGCCCAAGCAAGCTACCCCTCCGTCTGCGTCCGCACGCTCGCCCCCAGCTCCCCGTCCACCCCCTCCGACCTCGCGCTTGCCGCCACCTCCGCCTCCCACTCCACCACCCGCGGAGCGGCAGCTTACCTCCGCCGCCTCACCCTCCCCCAACCCCCGAGCGACCGCGCCACTTTCCGCGACTGCGCCAACCTCCTCTCGGACGCGGCCAACCAGCTCGCGCGCGCCGCCAAAGAGCTGGCCCGCCTCAACCCCAACACCCTCCGGTCGCAGCTCGGCGACGCCCAGACGTGGGCCAGCGCCGCCATGACGGACCAGGACATGTGCCTCCGCGAGATCACCGGGCTCTCCGGCCGCACCCGGGACGCGGTCGTCGCCCAGGTCACGGAGGCGTCGCATGTCACCAGCAATGCGCTCTATTTCATCACCCGCGTCGCCGCCACCCGTTGA
- the LOC135619775 gene encoding aldehyde dehydrogenase family 7 member B4-like, whose protein sequence is MGGFGRKGYEFLSELGLGPRNPGCFVNGAWTGGGPVVASLNPADNQVIAEVMEASIQDYAEGLRACAEAAKIWMQVPAPKRGEIVRQIGEALRGKLQYLGRLVSLEMGKILPEGIGEVQEIIDMCDYAVGLSRQLNGSVIPSERPNHMMLEVWNPLGIVGVITAFNFPCAVLGWNACIALVCGNCVVWKGAPTTPLVTIAMTEIVAGVLEKNNLPGAIFTSFCGGAEIGEAIACDTRIPLVSFTGSSKVGLMVQQNVNRRFGKCLLELSGNNAIIVMDDADIQLAVRSVLFAAVGTAGQRCTTCRRLLVHESIYHTVLDRLVEVYKQVKIGDPLEKGTLLGPLHTPTSKENFVKGIQAIKEQGGKFLFGGSVVESEGNFVQPAIVEISSNAPVVKEELFGPVLYVMKFQTLNEAIEINNSVPQGLSSSIFTRRPEVIFKWIGPHGSDCGIVNVNIPTNGAEIGGAFGGEKATGGGREAGSDSWKQYMRRATSTINYGSELPLAQGINFG, encoded by the exons ATGGGGGGATTTGGGAGGAAGGGGTACGAGTTCCTCTCCGAGCTCGGCCTGGGGCCCCGCAACCCCGGATGCTTCGTGAACGGAGCTTGGACTGGCGGCGGACCAGTCGTCGCCTCCCTCAACCCCGCCGACAACCAG GTGATCGCGGAGGTGATGGAGGCGTCGATTCAGGATTACGCGGAGGGTTTGCGGGCTTGCGCGGAGGCCGCCAAGATATGGATGCAG GTTCCAGCTCCCAAAAGAGGAGAAATTGTTAGACAGATTGGTGAAGCATTAAGAGGAAAGCTCCAATACCTTGGTAGGCTTGTCTCGCTTGAGATGGGGAAAATTCTTCCTGAAGGGATTGGAGAAGTTCAA GAAATTATTGACATGTGTGACTATGCTGTTGGGTTAAGTCGGCAGCTAAATGGATCTGTCATACCATCGGAAC GTCCCAATCATATGATGCTGGAG GTGTGGAATCCTCTTGGAATAGTGGGTGTCATTACTGCTTTCAATTTCCCATGTGCGGTGCTTG GATGGAATGCTTGCATCGCACTGGTCTGTGGCAACTGTGTTGTTTG GAAAGGTGCTCCAACAACCCCGTTGGTCACTATTGCAATGACTGAGATAGTTGCCGGAGTTCTAGAGAAGAACAATTTACCAGGTGCAATTTTCACGTCATTTTGTGGAGGCGCTGAAATCGGTGAAGCAATAGCTTGTGACACACGGATACCTCTAGTCTCTTTCACTGGAAGCTCCAAG GTTGGGCTGATGGTTCAACAGAATGTCAATAGAAGATTTGGTAAATGCCTGCTTGAACTTAGTGGAAATAATGCTATAATTGTCATGGATGATGCCGACATTCAGCTAGCTGTacgttctgttctgtttgctgctGTTGGTACAGCTGGACAACGGTGCACcacatgtcgtaggctg CTTGTCCATGAAAGTATATATCACACTGTACTTGATCGACTGGTTGAAGTATATAAGCAAGTCAAAATTGGGGATCCGTTGGAGAAAGGAACCTTACTGGGGCCATTACACACTCCTACCTCAAAGGAAAACTTTGTGAAAGGTATCCAAGCCATCAAAGAACAG GGTGGGAAATTTCTCTTTGGAGGGTCTGTTGTTGAATCCGAGGGAAACTTTGTTCAACCTGCAATTGTTGAGATTTCATCAAATGCACCAGTAGTTAAAGAAGAGTTGTTTGGTCCTGTCCTGTATGTAATGAAATTCCAG ACTCTAAACGAGGCAATTGAAATAAACAACTCGGTTCCTCAAGGACTGAGCAGTTCTATATTCACACGAAGACCTGAAGTTATCTTCAAGTGGATTGG GCCTCATGGTAGCGACTGTGGTATCGTAAATGTAAACATACCAACTAATGGTGCTGAAATCGGTGGAGCTTTTGGTGGTGAAAAGGCTACTGGTGGGGGGCGAGAAGCAGGAAGTGATTCATGGAAGCAGTATATGCGACGTGCAACCAG CACAATCAACTATGGCAGTGAACTGCCCTTAGCACAAGGAATAAACTTCGGCTAG
- the LOC135619778 gene encoding trihelix transcription factor ENAP2-like — protein MEEDDDAQSPSRSLSQSPSPPPVSVVPPSSSPSASPHQPNGRIDEPVTVAAAPQHAVPIRQLRASPGPASGGGREDCWSDGATSALIDAWGERYLELSRGNLKQKQWQEVADAVTSRDGYTKAPKTDVQCKNRIDTLKKKYKIEKSKISSSAGGATPSWPFFHRLDLLLGPTHKPAPPPPSSTIPAGVPFRYPQRIPQRLRSNHPTLKKKVRSSPALASKSAGSSADSSDGFPPPPPKEANGKRLHQEPVEEEGEEQRTADLRELAQAILKFGEVYERVESSKLRQAMEMEKQRLEFTRELELQRMEFLMKTQMELSQLRSHHHGNSRKRKFDDAGGSSNHHHHHRNHDDNNNSSNSNISGNDG, from the coding sequence atggaggaggacgacgacgccCAGTCCCCGTCGCGCTCGCTGTCCCAATCCCCGTCGCCGCCCCCGGTCTCTGTGGTGCCCCCTTCCTCCTCCCCTAGCGCCTCTCCCCACCAACCCAACGGCCGCATCGATGAGCCTGTCACCGTTGCCGCCGCGCCCCAACACGCCGTCCCCATCCGGCAGCTGCGCGCTTCCCCCGGCCCAGCCAGCGGCGGAGGGCGCGAGGACTGCTGGAGCGACGGCGCCACCTCTGCCCTGATCGACGCTTGGGGGGAGCGGTACCTGGAGCTCAGCCGCGGCAACCTCAAGCAGAAGCAGTGGCAGGAGGTGGCTGACGCCGTCACCAGCCGCGACGGCTACACCAAGGCCCCCAAGACCGACGTCCAGTGCAAGAACCGCATCGACACCCTTAAGAAGAAGTACaagatcgagaagtccaagatctCCTCCTCTGCCGGCGGCGCTACCCCCTCCTGGCCGTTCTTCCACCGCCTCGACCTTCTCCTCGGACCCACCCACAAGCCCGCCCCGCCGCCACCCAGCAGCACGATTCCCGCCGGTGTTCCCTTCCGCTACCCCCAGCGGATCCCGCAGCGGCTCCGTTCCAACCACCCCACCTTGAAGAAGAAGGTGAGATCGTCACCGGCCTTGGCGTCCAAGTCGGCGGGCTCGTCTGCGGACTCCTCCGACGGGTTCCCGCCGCCACCGCCGAAGGAGGCCAACGGCAAGAGGCTCCACCAGGAGCCAgtggaagaggagggagaggaacAGAGGACGGCGGACCTCCGGGAGCTGGCGCAGGCGATACTGAAGTTTGGGGAGGTGTACGAGCGGGTGGAGAGCTCGAAGCTGCGGCAGGCGATGGAGATGGAGAAGCAGCGGCTGGAGTTCACCAGAGAGCTCGAGTTGCAGAGGATGGAGTTCTTGATGAAGACCCAGATGGAACTCTCGCAGCTCAGGAGTCACCACCATGGAAATAGCAGAAAGAGGAAGTTCGATGACGCTGGTGGCAGCAGCaaccatcaccatcaccaccgCAACCATGACGACAACAACAACAGTAGCAACAGCAATATCAGTGGCAACGATGGGTAG
- the LOC135619776 gene encoding probable polygalacturonase → MLEKHSSAGGKVQACQCRRRVVAFFSSPKALFLVLWTLVFASVFWWRTSYVDEVGFSLQLPRVRTGPMFRPVAFNLTDFGAVGDGETLNTDAFESAVAEIAKLGERGGGQLDVPAGLWLTAPFNLTSHMTLFLAEGAVILGVEDERYWPLLPPLPSYGYGREHKGPRYGSLIHGQNLKDVVITGHNGTINGQGQTWWTKYQKKLLNHTRGPLLQLMWSRDVVISNITLRDSPFWTLHPYDCKNVTISNLTILAPVSGAPNTDGIDPDSCEDVVIENCYICTGDDGIAIKSGWDQYGIAYKHPSINILIRNVTVRSVVSAGVSIGSEMSGGVSNVTVENLHVWESKRGLRIKTAAGRGGYVRNIFYRNVTLNHVSIGIVIKIDYNEHADEFFDRKAIPTLESIHFNGIHGQNVDVPVRLNGSKEIPVRDVSFRDMSIGLSYKKKKNIFRCSFVQGRIIGTIFPAPCANLDIYDGWGRLVKRSVLPKKRNIGYSFL, encoded by the exons ATGTTGGAGAAGCACTCCTCTGCCGGCGGGAAGGTGCAAGCTTGTCAGTGCCGACGACGGGTGGTGGCCTTCTTCTCATCGCCCAAGGCGTTATTTTTGGTGTTGTGGACCTTGGTGTTTGCGTCGGTGTTCTGGTGGCGGACGAGCTATGTGGATGAGGTCGGGTTCTCGTTGCAGCTGCCGCGGGTCAGGACCGGTCCCATGTTTCGGCCGGTGGCGTTCAATCTGACCGATTTCGGCGCGGTTGGGGATGGGGAGACCCTGAACACCGACGCGTTCGAGAGCGCGGTTGCGGAGATCGCGAAGCTTGGGGAGAGGGGAGGCGGGCAGCTCGATGTGCCGGCCGGGTTGTGGCTCACGGCGCCGTTCAATCTCACGAGCCACATGACGCTTTTCCTTGCGGAGGGCGCTGTTATTCTTGGCGTGGAG GATGAGAGATACTGGCCACTATTGCCTCCACTGCCATCATATGGGTATGGAAGGGAGCATAAAGGGCCTAGATATGGGAGTCTGATTCATGGCCAAAATCTGAAGGATGTGGTTATAACAG GACATAATGGTACAATAAATGGACAAGGTCAAACATGGTGGACAAAGTATCAGAAGAAACTTCTCAACCACACCAGAGGACCTCTTTTGCAGCTCATGTGGTCCAGGGATGTAGTCATTTCTAACATAACCCTGAGAGACTCTCCTTTCTGGACGTTGCATCCCTATGACTGCAAGAATGTCACCATCTCAAACCTTACCATCCTGGCTCCTGTTTCTGGGGCTCCAAACACAGATGGAATAGATCCAG ATTCTTGTGAGGATGTGGTGATAGAAAATTGCTACATTTGCACAGGTGATGATGGAATAGCCATTAAGAGTGGCTGGGATCAGTACGGCATTGCATACAAGCACCCATCGATTAACATTTTAATCCGTAATGTCACCGTTCGCTCGGTGGTTAG TGCAGGAGTATCAATAGGCAGTGAAATGTCTGGTGGAGTTTCAAATGTAACAGTGGAAAACCTTCATGTGTGGGAATCAAAGAGAGGTCTAAGAATAAAGACGGCTGCCGGCCGAGGAGGCTACGTCCGTAACATTTTCTATCGGAATGTAACCCTAAACCACGTTAGTATCGGCATCGTAATAAAGATAGACTACAATGAGCATGCCGATGAATTCTTCGATCGAAAGGCTATTCCTACTCTGGAAAGCATACACTTCAACGGGATCCATGGACAGAATGTCGACGTCCCGGTTCGACTCAACGGCAGCAAGGAGATCCCAGTAAGGGATGTTAGCTTTCGCGACATGTCGATCGGCTTGAgctacaagaagaagaagaacatctTCCGGTGCTCGTTCGTCCAAGGTCGCATCATCGGCACCATTTTTCCAGCGCCTTGTGCTAACCTCGACATTTATGATGGATGGGGAAGGCTGGTGAAACGATCGGTGTTACCAAAGAAAAGAAACATTGGCTACTCATTTCTTTGA